CCACGCGATGATGAGCATCATGGCGTATTGCGCCAGCGTCATCGTCAGGCGCGACAGCCAGTATGCGCGGAAGTTGGCTACGAGGAAGGGGGAGGACGTGGATGCTTCGGTCACGAACCGGCAATGGCACCGGGCACGCCGCAAGCCAAGCAATCAGAACGACCCGGTCGGAAAGCGGCGCTTGGGTCCTGCAGCGATCAGAGCAGCAGCTAGGGGCGGCGCAGGCGAGGGTTCGTGTGCAGATTATCAATCAACTGCGCAAAATCGTCGACGCGGATAATCCGTTCGAACTGAAGGCCGGCGCGTGTGTCGCGGGTCCAGATCACATAGGCTTCGATCAGGCCGATTATCGGCAGTCGAATCATCAATCGATCGCCGCGGGTGAGATCCGGCGCATCGTCGACCATGAAACCGTGAGCGGAAATGTTGCTGATGTGCATAGGCACGTCGCCGCGAACATGGTGTTCGGCGATGACATGGTGGTCGACCGGATGCCGCGCGGCGCGGCGCTGGTCGGTTACGCTCAGGTTGGCTCCGGCTGGCAAGGATGGCTGCCCTTCTTTGTTTGTTTGAAGGCAGCATTTTGCCGGTCAAAGGCTGACAATTGGTAAAACCGGCAATGTGCGAATTTGCGGGAGCGCGCGAACCTCGGTGCCTAGCGGGTGAGGATGCCGTGCTTCTTCTTCCCCAGGCTGAGCCTCAGTTCGTCACCTGCTGCAGGGAGAACCAGGTATCCCGGGTCGCTTACCAGTTGACCGTCGATCTTCACGGCGCCTTCCGCGATCTTGCGCTTCGCCTCGCCATTGGAGGCGGTGAAGCCGATTTCGGTCAGGGCCGCGACGATCCGCAGACCCTCCGCCCCTACGGCCAGCGTGGGCAGATCCTCGCCCGCGCCACCGGCGAAGGTTTCGGCTGCGGTCGCTTCGGCCGCCTGTGCCGCTTCTTCACCGCGGACGAGAGTGGTGACCGCGTTGGCAAGCACCGTTTTTGCGGCGTTGATCTCGCTGCCTTCGAGCGCCTCGAGCCGGGCAATTTCGTCCAGCGGCAGATCGGTGAACAGCCGGAGGAAGCGGCCGACATCGCGGTCGTCGACATTGCGCCAGTACTGCCAGAAATCATACGATGGCAGCTGCGCCTCGTTCAGCCAGACGGCGCCGCTCGCGGTCTTGCCCATCTTCGCGCCATCTGCCGTGGTGAGCAGCGGCGTGGTCAGGCCGAACAACTC
The nucleotide sequence above comes from Pelagerythrobacter marensis. Encoded proteins:
- a CDS encoding PilZ domain-containing protein, whose translation is MPAGANLSVTDQRRAARHPVDHHVIAEHHVRGDVPMHISNISAHGFMVDDAPDLTRGDRLMIRLPIIGLIEAYVIWTRDTRAGLQFERIIRVDDFAQLIDNLHTNPRLRRP